A single window of Zea mays cultivar B73 chromosome 10, Zm-B73-REFERENCE-NAM-5.0, whole genome shotgun sequence DNA harbors:
- the LOC103642774 gene encoding LOW QUALITY PROTEIN: putative leucine-rich repeat receptor-like protein kinase At2g19210 (The sequence of the model RefSeq protein was modified relative to this genomic sequence to represent the inferred CDS: deleted 1 base in 1 codon) yields the protein MLVQPRDGLVCAWTTAKVILLLSLSILSCIDVNHAQLDSHGFLSIDCGYTERPSYTDDKTGITYVADVGFTDAGVIHPLYKNIRYFPNGTRNCYTMRSLPPPPAKYMVRAIFGYGNYDTLNRLPVFDLYLGLGPNYWTTVTIVNSSTAYIHETISVSAADYLQVCLVNRGLGTPFIAGLDVRLLKPSLYPDSTWTQSLVLLSFFRPDVGFGPNRYHFGTDYRHIRFPDDPYDRIWQRYEQVPGWTVVPDAINGDVKTAPNDTYGAPSAVMRSVSTLVNSSATMGLYWSLDGSMSGASSSDKYLLALYFAEVEALQQGEFRQFDVLLDNFTLASGFRPQQMTATVLSAIAVQGAGSHAVYLVPALNSKPPLISAMEVFLVRPLNESATDSGDATAMMAIQSKYSVKRNWAGDPCSPVAFAWVGVNCSYAPSAPPTITALYMSSSGLAGEIDPSFGQLTLLQHLDLSRNNLNGPIPDFLGQMPSLTFLDLSSNNLSGSIPNNLLQRSQIGVLTLRVDNNPYLCTNQSCAAIIPNPRKRKSVLIALIIAPVVGAIIIVAVLLLIIWHRKKKRQGGARASNPFESRRFKYKELRVITDDFRNVIGKGGFGLVYSGKLDGTPVAVKMRSQTSLQGNAEFLAEARHLAKVHHKNLVTLIGYCKDRKHLGLVYEYMDGGNLENYLKGNEADHAELHLTWIQRLKIALDSAYGLEYLHRSCNPPLIHRDVKTQNILLTSKMEAKIADFGLTRAFSSETRTHTTTRPAGTLGYLDPEYYNTSHLSEKSDVFSFGVVLLVLVTGRPAIVTVNGTERAHLAHWVRGRLSQGDIDNVTDPRIRGDCDVNSVWMVTELALRCTEQAGKDRPTMSEVAEGLRESLQLETDSHSRRRTASVGSALTETESVIGALESEHIEETLPR from the exons ATGCTGGTGCAGCCAAGAGATGGTCTTGTTTGCGCATGGACGACGGCCAAGGTCATCTTGCTGTTGTCCCTGTCCATCTTGAGCTGCATTGACGTGAATCACGCCCAGCTTGACAGTCACG GCTTTCTAAGCATCGACTGTGGATACACGGAGAGGCCCAGTTACACAGACGACAAGACAGGCATAACGTACGTGGCGGACGTGGGCTTCACCGACGCCGGCGTGATCCACCCACT GTACAAGAACATCCGCTACTTCCCCAACGGCACGCGCAACTGCTACACGATGCggtcgctgccgccgccgcctgccAAGTACATGGTGAGGGCCATCTTCGGGTACGGCAACTACGACACCCTGAACAGGCTCCCCGTGTTCGACCTCTACCTCGGT CTCGGGCCCAACTACTGGACCACGGTGACCATCGTCAACTCGAGCACGGCGTACATACACGAGACCATCTCCGTGTCCGCCGCCGACTACCTGCAGGTCTGCCTGGTCAACCGAGGGCTCGGGACCCCGTTCATCGCGGGGCTCGACGTGAGGCTCCTCAAGCCCAGCCTCTACCCGGACTCCACCTGGACGCAGTCCCTCGTCCTGCTCAGCTTCTTCCGCCCCGACGTCGGGTTCGGGCCCAACCGCTACCACTTCGGCACCGACTACCGCCACATCAGGTTCCCAGACGACCCCTACGACAGGATATGGCAGAGGTACGAGCAGGTCCCTGGCTGGACAGTGGTGCCCGACGCCATCAACGGGGACGTCAAGACCGCTCCCAACGACACCTACGGCGCGCCGTCCGCGGTGATGCGCAGCGTGTCCACCCTGGTCAACTCGTCGGCGACGATGGGCCTGTACTGGAGCCTGGACGGGTCCATGAGCGGCGCCTCCTCCAGCGACAAGTACCTCCTCGCGCTCTACTTCGCCGAGGTGGAGGCGCTGCAGCAGGGCGAGTTCCGGCAGTTCGACGTGCTCCTGGACAACTTCACGTTAGCTAGCGGTTTCAGGCCACAGCAGATGACGGCCACGGTTCTTTCGGCCATTGCTGTGCAAGGAGCGGGGAGCCACGCCGTGTACCTTGTGCCAGCTCTCAACTCCAAGCCTCCGCTGATTAGCGCCATGGAGGTGTTCTTGGTTCGGCCCCTCAATGAGTCTGCCACTGACTCTGGAGATG CAACCGCGATGATGGCCATCCAGTCAAAGTATTCGGTTAAGAGAAACTGGGCAGGGGATCCCTGTTCCCCCGTCGCTTTTGCGTGGGTTGGAGTGAACTGTAGCTACGCTCCCAGTGCTCCACCGACAATAACTGCCTT ATACATGTCATCTAGCGGACTAGCCGGTGAAATTGATCCGTCCTTTGGTCAGCTAACATTGCTCCAGCACTT GGACCTGTCTCGCAACAATCTAAATGGACCAATACCAGATTTTCTAGGCCAAATGCCATCACTTACATTTCT GGACTTGTCGAGCAACAACCTCAGTGGATCAATACCTAATAATCTGCTACAAAGATCCCAGATAGGAGTGCTGACACTAAG GGTTGACAACAATCCATACCTATGCACAAATCAATCTTGTGCTGCCATTATTCCAAACCCGAGGAAGCGCAAGTCAGTGCTCATAGCTTTGATTATTGCTCCAGTCGTCGGCGCTATTATCATCGTGGCTGTACTCCTACTCATCATTTGgcataggaaaaagaaaagacaag GTGGGGCTCGTGCTTCCAATCCATTTGAGAGCCGGAGATTCAAGTACAAGGAACTAAGGGTCATCACAGATGACTTCAGAAACGTCATCGGGAAGGGTGGGTTCGGCCTCGTCTACAGTGGCAAGCTGGATGGAACTCCAGTTGCTGTCAAGATGAGGTCTCAGACATCTctgcaagggaatgcagagtttttgGCCGAG GCTCGGCACTTGGCCAAGGTCCATCACAAAAATCTGGTCACCTTAATTGGCTATTGCAAGGACCGAAAACATTTAGGCCTTGTTTATGAATACATGGACGGTGGAAACCTAGAGAACTATCTGAAAG GCAACGAAGCTGATCATGCCGAACTGCACCTGACTTGGATACAACGCCTCAAGATTGCACTGGACTCTGCCTACG GGCTGGAGTACTTGCACAGGTCATGCAACCCTCCTTTGATACACAGAGATGTGAAGACCCAGAACATCCTTCTCACCTCAAAAATGGAGGCGAAGATCGCCGATTTTGGCCTCACAAGGGCTTTCAGCAGTGAAACAAGAACACACACCACCACCCGACCAGCGGGTACTCTTGGGTACCTAGACCCTGA GTACTACAACACCTCTCACTTGAGCGAGAAGAGCGACGTGTTCAGCTTCGGCGTCGTGCTCCTGGTGCTCGTCACCGGCCGTCCGGCTATCGTCACCGTGAACGGCACCGAAAGAGCCCACCTCGCGCACTGGGTGCGGGGGAGGCTCTCCCAGGGAGACATCGACAACGTCACCGACCCAAGAATCAGGGGGGACTGCGACGTCAACTCCGTGTGGATGGTCACTGAGCTGGCGCTCCGCTGCACGGAGCAGGCAGGGAAGGACCGCCCCACCATGTCCGAGGTCGCGGAGGGGCTGAGGGAGAGCCTGCAGCTGGAGACGGACTCACACTCTAGGAGGAGGACCGCTTCGGTTGGCTCAGCGCTCACTGAAACCGAGTCAGTCATCGGTGCGCTGGAGTCGGAACACATTGAAGAAACTCTGCCCCGCTGA